One Burkholderia sp. 9120 DNA window includes the following coding sequences:
- a CDS encoding glycoside hydrolase family 78 protein: protein MAETQALTHMTIRGLFSVFASASILWCCAVAPANAKTVSIESVSTENKPTPLGIDAMTPRFSWVIAANERNQKQTAYQIRVAGSPEKLRTPDIWDSGKVAGDQSQFVPYQGAALRSRSRYFWMVRVWDAHGHPSAWSKPSWWETGLLNDTDWHAQWIGRGGNVPLPPDIIKAQLPAISSAFKAGEVQGQSFTTDHAIASVSAEVPTFGTKDSGFTLSLYRNGPGGELLARQRITNHLDNDWATLKLSKPLPAGKYYLEQSDLVGKAGWYTYPDCKYAYGMGYAGKTVIPGDRKTKWEISGERGRDGLTSQLRHEFSATKTIAQARLYITALGLYRVQINGQPASADYFAPGWTDYRKRIQYQTYDVTKLVHPGNNAIAVDLGPGWYAGNVGSLGPNQYGQLPYLRAQLELRYADGTTAQIDTDGSWKSTLGPIISSDLIMGEQYDARLATPGWTLPNFDDKAWQPVLIGPIVKAALVAQVDPPVRVDRDIRPVKVTRIKPDTYVYDLGQNMVGVVKLRVRGKAGQVITLRHAEVLNKDGTLYTDNLRTAKATDQYIMSGKGTETFEPVFTFHGFRYVEVSGSSIRPVIVGRVLHTAMPLTGSFNTNVPMLNQLQQNILWSQRGDFLSVPMDTPARDERLGWTGDIAAFAGTASYNMRTLSFLAKWLTDLRDTQAPSGAFANIAPTLQGIGVADAGWGDAGVSVPWTLYRRYGDVHVLQQNFDSMDRWLSYLEKNSQAYLRPDSGYGDWLNVNDETPKDLIATAFFADSAGTLANAARVLNKDPRRYDELRANIRNAFDHAYVLPNGRLKADTQTAYALALTMDLLPTALRKPAADRLVQLIKDKGWHLSTGFLGTPRLLPALTETGHTDVAYRLLMQTTFPSWGYQIGKGATTMWERWDGIRPDGSFEDKAMNSFNHYAYGSVGDWMYQNVAGIRPSAPGYQRFVVKPVPGGNVHSVDARYLSGYGPIAVRWNSGADGLKLAVSVPVNTSAEIWVQNRGRKVQSDGARFVRNEPGFSIYKAGSGHYSFNVR, encoded by the coding sequence GTGGCCGAGACCCAAGCCTTAACGCACATGACAATTCGAGGCCTCTTTTCCGTCTTTGCTTCGGCGTCGATTCTTTGGTGCTGCGCAGTGGCGCCAGCTAACGCCAAGACCGTCAGCATCGAGAGCGTGTCCACCGAAAACAAGCCCACTCCGCTTGGCATCGACGCCATGACGCCGAGATTCAGTTGGGTCATCGCGGCAAACGAGCGCAACCAGAAACAGACCGCTTATCAGATTCGCGTCGCTGGAAGTCCGGAAAAACTGCGCACACCTGACATCTGGGATAGCGGCAAGGTCGCCGGAGATCAGTCGCAGTTCGTTCCGTATCAAGGTGCCGCACTACGTTCACGGAGCCGGTATTTCTGGATGGTCCGCGTGTGGGACGCTCACGGCCATCCTTCCGCCTGGAGCAAACCGTCCTGGTGGGAAACGGGCTTGCTGAACGACACCGATTGGCACGCCCAGTGGATTGGCCGCGGCGGTAACGTGCCCTTGCCGCCGGACATTATCAAAGCGCAACTGCCCGCCATATCGTCCGCATTCAAGGCGGGCGAGGTGCAGGGACAAAGTTTCACGACCGACCACGCCATCGCGTCAGTCAGCGCAGAGGTGCCGACTTTCGGCACCAAAGACTCCGGCTTTACGCTATCGCTGTACAGGAACGGCCCTGGTGGCGAATTGCTGGCCAGACAGCGCATTACGAACCATCTCGATAACGACTGGGCGACGTTGAAGCTCAGCAAGCCGCTGCCAGCGGGCAAGTACTATCTGGAGCAATCCGATCTCGTCGGCAAGGCTGGGTGGTACACCTATCCCGACTGCAAATATGCGTATGGCATGGGCTACGCCGGGAAGACGGTAATCCCGGGCGATCGCAAGACAAAATGGGAAATCAGCGGTGAACGGGGACGCGACGGTCTGACATCCCAGTTGCGTCATGAGTTTTCCGCCACTAAGACTATCGCGCAAGCCAGGTTGTATATCACCGCGCTCGGCTTGTATCGCGTACAGATCAACGGTCAACCCGCCAGTGCCGATTACTTCGCGCCGGGCTGGACCGACTACCGGAAGCGGATTCAGTACCAGACTTACGACGTCACCAAACTGGTCCACCCAGGCAACAACGCCATCGCGGTCGATCTCGGCCCTGGCTGGTATGCCGGGAACGTCGGCTCGCTGGGTCCGAACCAATATGGCCAGTTGCCTTACCTGCGCGCGCAACTCGAATTGCGTTACGCGGACGGCACCACCGCTCAGATCGATACCGACGGCAGTTGGAAAAGCACGCTCGGCCCCATCATCAGCTCCGATCTGATCATGGGTGAGCAATACGACGCCCGCCTGGCTACGCCGGGCTGGACTTTGCCGAACTTCGACGACAAAGCGTGGCAGCCGGTGCTGATCGGCCCGATCGTCAAAGCCGCCCTCGTCGCCCAGGTCGATCCGCCCGTGCGCGTCGATCGTGACATCAGGCCAGTCAAGGTCACGCGGATCAAGCCGGACACCTACGTCTACGATCTGGGCCAGAACATGGTGGGGGTCGTGAAGCTGCGTGTCCGTGGCAAAGCCGGACAGGTCATCACCCTGCGGCACGCGGAAGTGCTGAACAAGGACGGCACGCTATACACCGACAACCTCCGCACCGCAAAGGCTACGGATCAATACATCATGAGCGGCAAGGGAACGGAAACCTTCGAACCGGTCTTTACGTTCCATGGCTTCCGCTATGTCGAGGTCAGCGGATCGAGCATCCGGCCGGTGATCGTCGGGCGCGTCTTACACACGGCCATGCCGTTGACGGGGTCGTTCAACACCAACGTGCCCATGCTGAACCAGTTGCAGCAGAACATTCTGTGGAGCCAGCGCGGCGATTTTCTGTCGGTGCCCATGGACACCCCCGCGCGCGACGAGCGGCTGGGTTGGACCGGCGACATCGCCGCGTTCGCGGGCACGGCCTCCTACAACATGCGCACGCTCTCCTTCCTCGCAAAGTGGCTGACCGATCTGCGTGACACGCAGGCGCCCAGCGGCGCGTTTGCCAATATCGCACCCACGCTGCAGGGAATTGGCGTCGCTGACGCCGGTTGGGGCGACGCAGGCGTCTCCGTGCCGTGGACCCTGTACCGGCGCTATGGCGACGTGCATGTACTTCAGCAGAACTTTGATTCGATGGATCGTTGGCTGTCGTACCTTGAAAAAAACAGCCAGGCGTATCTGCGCCCGGACAGCGGGTACGGCGACTGGTTGAATGTGAACGACGAGACACCCAAAGACCTGATTGCGACCGCCTTCTTCGCGGACAGCGCCGGCACACTGGCCAACGCCGCCCGCGTGCTCAACAAAGACCCGCGCCGCTATGACGAGCTCCGCGCAAATATTCGCAATGCATTCGACCATGCCTATGTGTTACCCAACGGCAGATTGAAGGCCGACACGCAAACGGCTTACGCCCTTGCGCTGACCATGGATCTCCTGCCCACCGCGTTGCGTAAACCCGCTGCGGATCGTCTGGTCCAGTTGATCAAGGACAAGGGCTGGCACCTGTCCACAGGGTTCCTGGGTACGCCCCGGCTGCTGCCCGCGCTAACGGAAACCGGTCACACGGATGTGGCCTACCGCTTACTGATGCAAACGACTTTCCCGTCCTGGGGCTATCAGATAGGCAAAGGCGCGACGACCATGTGGGAACGCTGGGACGGCATCCGGCCGGACGGCAGCTTTGAAGACAAGGCGATGAATTCGTTCAACCACTACGCCTATGGTTCGGTCGGTGACTGGATGTATCAGAACGTCGCGGGGATCCGCCCGAGCGCGCCCGGTTATCAGCGATTCGTCGTCAAACCGGTGCCGGGCGGCAACGTGCATTCGGTCGATGCGCGTTATCTGTCGGGTTACGGACCGATTGCGGTGCGCTGGAACAGCGGCGCCGACGGATTAAAACTTGCGGTGAGCGTCCCCGTGAACACGAGCGCCGAAATCTGGGTGCAAAACAGGGGCAGGAAAGTGCAAAGCGACGGCGCCCGTTTTGTCCGCAACGAACCGGGATTCTCAATTTATAAGGCTGGCTCAGGGCATTACAGTTTCAACGTTCGTTGA
- the icd gene encoding NADP-dependent isocitrate dehydrogenase, with protein MPYQHIKVPTDGDKITVNADFSLNVSDQPIIPFIEGDGTGLDITPVMIKVVDAAVEKAYAGKKKIHWMEIYAGEKSTKVYGPDVWLPEETLQVLKEYVVSIKGPLTTPVGGGIRSLNVALRQELDLYVCLRPVQYFKGVPSPVREPEKTNMVIFRENSEDIYAGIEWAAESEQAKKVIKFLQEEMGVKKIRFPNTSGIGIKPVSREGTERLVRKAIQYALDNDRRSVTLVHKGNIMKFTEGAFRDYGYGLAQKEFAAELIDGGPWMKIKNPKTGSDIVVKDVIADAFLQQILLRPAEYDVIATLNLNGDYVSDALAAQVGGIGIAPGANMSDSVAMFEATHGTAPKYAGKDYVNPGSEILSAEMMLRHLGWFEAAELIIKSMEKSILQKRVTYDFARLMEGATQVSCSGFGQVLIENM; from the coding sequence ATGCCGTATCAGCACATCAAGGTCCCCACCGACGGTGACAAAATCACCGTCAACGCCGATTTCTCGCTCAACGTTTCCGACCAGCCGATCATTCCGTTTATCGAAGGCGACGGCACGGGTCTCGACATCACGCCGGTCATGATCAAGGTAGTGGATGCCGCGGTAGAAAAAGCGTACGCAGGCAAGAAGAAAATCCACTGGATGGAAATCTATGCCGGCGAGAAGTCGACCAAGGTGTACGGTCCCGACGTGTGGCTGCCGGAAGAAACGCTGCAGGTGCTGAAGGAATACGTCGTGTCGATCAAGGGACCGCTCACCACGCCGGTCGGCGGCGGCATCCGTTCGCTGAACGTCGCGTTGCGCCAGGAGCTGGATCTGTATGTGTGTCTGCGGCCGGTGCAGTATTTCAAGGGCGTGCCTTCGCCGGTGCGTGAGCCTGAAAAAACCAACATGGTGATCTTCCGCGAGAACTCGGAAGACATTTACGCCGGTATCGAGTGGGCCGCCGAGTCGGAGCAGGCGAAGAAGGTCATCAAGTTCCTGCAGGAAGAGATGGGCGTGAAGAAGATCCGCTTCCCGAACACGTCGGGGATCGGTATCAAGCCGGTGTCGCGCGAAGGCACCGAGCGCCTCGTGCGCAAGGCGATCCAGTACGCGCTCGACAACGATCGCCGCTCGGTCACGCTGGTGCACAAGGGCAACATCATGAAGTTCACCGAAGGCGCGTTCCGCGACTACGGTTATGGCCTCGCGCAGAAAGAGTTCGCCGCGGAACTGATCGACGGCGGCCCGTGGATGAAGATCAAGAATCCGAAAACAGGTAGCGATATCGTCGTTAAAGACGTGATCGCGGATGCGTTCCTGCAGCAGATCCTGTTGCGTCCGGCCGAATACGACGTGATCGCCACGCTGAACCTGAACGGCGACTACGTGTCGGATGCGCTGGCCGCGCAAGTCGGCGGGATCGGTATCGCGCCGGGCGCGAATATGTCGGATTCGGTCGCGATGTTCGAAGCGACGCACGGCACCGCGCCGAAGTACGCGGGTAAGGACTACGTGAATCCGGGTTCGGAAATTCTCTCGGCGGAAATGATGCTGCGTCACCTCGGCTGGTTCGAGGCGGCGGAACTGATCATCAAGTCGATGGAAAAATCCATTCTGCAAAAACGCGTCACCTACGACTTCGCGCGCTTGATGGAAGGCGCGACGCAGGTGTCGTGTTCGGGTTTCGGTCAGGTGTTGATCGAGAATATGTAA
- a CDS encoding pseudouridine synthase: MRLLALNKPFGTICQFSPHETRASLADWVKVPGVYPAGRLDSDSEGLLLLTDDGTLQARIAEPRHKLVKRYWAQVEGAVDPAALKKLACGVDLGDYVTQPCRADYVEPTDTLWTRTPPIRYRAAIPTTWIELSITEGKNRQVRRMTAAVGFPTLRLVRVGIGALDILSLGLQPGQSVELPLKAPWEGIA; encoded by the coding sequence ATGCGTCTGCTCGCTCTGAACAAACCGTTCGGCACCATCTGCCAGTTTTCCCCTCACGAGACGCGCGCGTCGCTGGCCGACTGGGTCAAGGTGCCGGGCGTCTATCCGGCGGGCCGGCTCGATTCCGATAGCGAAGGTCTGCTGCTCCTCACCGACGATGGCACATTGCAGGCACGCATCGCCGAACCGCGTCACAAGCTCGTCAAACGTTATTGGGCGCAGGTGGAAGGCGCGGTGGACCCCGCCGCGTTGAAGAAACTCGCGTGCGGTGTCGACCTCGGCGACTACGTGACGCAGCCCTGCCGCGCCGACTACGTGGAACCGACCGACACACTGTGGACCCGCACGCCGCCGATCCGCTATCGCGCCGCGATCCCCACCACGTGGATCGAGTTGTCGATCACTGAAGGCAAGAACCGCCAGGTGCGCCGCATGACGGCCGCGGTCGGATTCCCGACACTGCGTCTCGTACGCGTGGGCATCGGCGCGCTCGACATTCTTTCACTCGGACTCCAACCGGGGCAAAGCGTCGAATTGCCGCTGAAGGCGCCCTGGGAAGGTATCGCCTGA
- a CDS encoding DUF192 domain-containing protein: protein MRFPMRSLIARFAVAVALPLAALSFAASTAAPAHAQDMPPGARQPSEFPRAKLTAGMFVIDAAVASTDADREQGLMYRTTLAPNEGMLFVFNERAVHCFWMKNTLIPLSIAFMRADGTVTDIDEMQAETTDNHCPKNNGMYALEMSKGWFTSKGIKPGMKIQGLPAAQ from the coding sequence GTGCGATTTCCCATGCGCTCGTTGATTGCGCGCTTCGCCGTTGCCGTTGCACTGCCGCTCGCCGCGCTCTCGTTCGCCGCCAGCACCGCCGCCCCTGCTCACGCGCAGGACATGCCGCCCGGTGCCAGGCAGCCTAGCGAATTTCCGCGCGCCAAGCTGACCGCCGGCATGTTCGTGATCGACGCGGCAGTCGCCTCGACCGACGCGGACCGTGAGCAAGGTCTGATGTATCGCACGACCCTCGCGCCAAACGAAGGCATGCTGTTCGTCTTCAACGAACGGGCCGTGCATTGCTTCTGGATGAAGAACACGTTGATTCCGTTGTCGATCGCCTTCATGCGCGCCGACGGCACGGTCACCGACATCGACGAAATGCAGGCCGAGACCACCGACAATCATTGCCCGAAGAACAACGGCATGTACGCGTTGGAAATGAGCAAAGGCTGGTTCACGTCGAAGGGCATCAAACCGGGGATGAAGATCCAGGGTTTGCCGGCCGCGCAATAA
- the fusA gene encoding elongation factor G has translation MPRKTPIERYRNIGISAHIDAGKTTTTERILFYTGVTHKIGEVHDGAATMDWMEQEQERGITITSAATTAFWKGMAGNYPEHRINIIDTPGHVDFTIEVERSMRVLDGACMVYDSVGGVQPQSETVWRQANKYKVPRIAFVNKMDRVGADFFRVQRQIGDRLKGVAVPLQIPVGAEDHFQGVVDLVKMKAIYWEEENQGIKFEYRDIPAELADTAKEWHDKMVEAAAEANEELLEKYLGGETLTEEEIKHGIRTRCIANEIVPMLCGSAFKNKGVQAMLDAVIDYLPSPVDVPAIKGHDEYDKEIERHPTDTDPFSALAFKIMTDPFVGQLIFFRVYSGVVNSGDTVYNAIKEKKERLGRILQMHANERKEIKEVYAGDIAAAVGLKEATTGDTLCDPNNVIILEKMIFPEPVISQAVEPKTKVDQEKMGIALNRLAQEDPSFRVQTDEESGQTIISGMGELHLEILVDRMKREFGVEATVGKPQVAYRETVRNKVEDVEGKFVKQSGGRGQYGHAVVTLEPAAQGKGYEFVDAIKGGVIPREYIPAVDKGIQETLKAGVLAGYPVVDVKVTLTFGSYHDVDSNENAFRMAGSMAFKEAMRKAKPVLLEPMMAVEVETPEDFMGNVMGDLSSRRGLVQGMEDIAGGGGKLVRAEVPLAEMFGYSTSLRSATQGRATYTMEFKHYAETPNNVAEAVINAKHK, from the coding sequence GTGCCCCGCAAGACTCCCATCGAGCGCTACCGGAATATCGGCATCAGCGCTCACATCGACGCCGGCAAAACCACCACCACTGAACGCATCCTGTTCTACACAGGCGTGACCCACAAGATCGGCGAGGTTCACGACGGTGCGGCAACGATGGACTGGATGGAACAGGAGCAGGAGCGCGGCATCACCATCACGTCGGCGGCCACCACCGCTTTCTGGAAGGGCATGGCCGGCAACTACCCCGAACATCGGATCAACATCATCGACACGCCGGGACACGTCGACTTCACGATTGAAGTCGAGCGTTCCATGCGTGTGCTCGACGGCGCCTGCATGGTGTACGACTCGGTCGGCGGCGTGCAGCCGCAATCGGAAACCGTGTGGCGTCAGGCGAACAAGTACAAGGTGCCGCGCATTGCGTTCGTCAACAAGATGGACCGTGTCGGCGCGGACTTCTTCCGCGTGCAGCGGCAGATCGGCGATCGTCTGAAGGGCGTCGCGGTGCCGCTCCAGATTCCGGTCGGCGCGGAAGATCACTTCCAGGGCGTGGTCGATCTCGTCAAGATGAAGGCGATCTACTGGGAAGAAGAAAACCAGGGCATCAAGTTCGAGTACCGCGATATCCCCGCGGAACTCGCGGACACCGCGAAGGAATGGCACGACAAGATGGTCGAGGCCGCGGCGGAGGCGAACGAGGAACTGCTCGAGAAATACCTCGGCGGCGAGACGCTGACCGAAGAGGAAATCAAGCACGGCATTCGCACCCGCTGTATCGCCAATGAAATCGTGCCGATGCTGTGCGGCAGCGCGTTCAAGAACAAGGGCGTGCAGGCCATGCTCGACGCGGTGATCGACTATCTGCCGTCGCCGGTCGACGTGCCCGCCATCAAGGGCCACGACGAGTACGACAAGGAAATCGAGCGCCATCCGACCGACACCGATCCGTTCTCGGCGCTCGCCTTCAAGATCATGACCGACCCGTTCGTCGGCCAGCTGATTTTCTTCCGCGTCTATTCCGGCGTGGTGAATTCGGGCGACACGGTCTACAACGCGATCAAGGAAAAGAAGGAACGCCTTGGCCGGATCCTGCAGATGCACGCCAACGAGCGCAAGGAAATCAAAGAGGTTTACGCGGGCGACATCGCCGCGGCCGTCGGCCTGAAGGAAGCGACCACGGGCGACACGTTGTGCGATCCGAACAACGTGATCATTCTTGAAAAGATGATCTTCCCGGAACCGGTGATCTCGCAGGCCGTCGAGCCGAAGACCAAGGTCGACCAGGAAAAGATGGGCATTGCGCTGAACCGTCTGGCGCAGGAAGACCCGTCGTTCCGCGTGCAGACTGACGAAGAATCCGGCCAGACGATCATCTCCGGGATGGGCGAGCTGCACCTGGAAATTCTGGTCGACCGGATGAAGCGCGAGTTCGGCGTGGAAGCCACGGTCGGCAAGCCGCAGGTCGCGTATCGTGAAACGGTGCGCAACAAGGTCGAAGACGTCGAAGGCAAGTTCGTCAAGCAGTCGGGCGGTCGCGGTCAGTACGGCCACGCGGTGGTGACGCTCGAACCGGCGGCGCAGGGCAAGGGCTACGAATTCGTCGACGCGATCAAGGGCGGCGTGATTCCGCGCGAGTACATTCCGGCGGTGGACAAGGGCATTCAGGAAACGCTGAAGGCCGGCGTGCTGGCGGGCTATCCGGTGGTCGACGTGAAGGTGACGCTGACCTTCGGTTCGTACCACGACGTCGACTCGAACGAAAACGCATTCCGTATGGCCGGTTCGATGGCCTTCAAGGAAGCCATGCGTAAAGCCAAACCGGTGTTGCTCGAACCGATGATGGCCGTCGAAGTGGAAACGCCGGAAGACTTCATGGGCAACGTGATGGGCGACCTGTCGAGCCGTCGCGGTCTGGTGCAAGGCATGGAAGACATCGCCGGTGGCGGCGGCAAGCTGGTGCGCGCCGAAGTGCCGCTCGCGGAGATGTTCGGCTACTCCACGTCGCTGCGCTCGGCCACGCAAGGTCGCGCCACCTACACGATGGAGTTCAAGCACTACGCCGAAACGCCGAACAACGTCGCCGAAGCGGTGATCAACGCGAAGCACAAGTAA
- a CDS encoding cupin domain-containing protein: MSQDHEHPHYKAEQPAEPVDWREHGVKVIKGDQLDSNTAQTPGMNRAAAINAARVGAQKIWAGTVTIHPNAKTGAHHHGALESVIYVVRGQARMRWGEHLEFTAEAGPGDFIFVPPYVPHQEINASTDDPLECVLVRSDNEAVVVNLNIDAVEAPETVFWVDPIHKHPHDH, translated from the coding sequence ATGAGCCAGGATCACGAACATCCGCATTACAAGGCCGAGCAACCGGCGGAGCCGGTCGATTGGCGCGAGCACGGCGTGAAGGTCATCAAGGGCGATCAGCTCGACAGCAATACCGCCCAGACGCCGGGCATGAATCGCGCGGCCGCGATCAACGCCGCGCGGGTCGGCGCGCAGAAAATCTGGGCCGGCACGGTGACGATTCATCCGAATGCGAAGACCGGCGCGCATCATCACGGCGCGCTCGAAAGCGTGATCTACGTGGTGCGCGGCCAGGCGCGCATGCGGTGGGGCGAACACCTCGAGTTCACCGCCGAAGCCGGTCCCGGCGACTTCATCTTCGTGCCGCCGTACGTGCCGCATCAGGAGATCAACGCGAGCACCGACGACCCGCTCGAATGCGTGCTGGTGCGCAGCGACAACGAGGCCGTGGTGGTCAATCTGAACATCGACGCGGTGGAAGCACCGGAAACGGTTTTCTGGGTCGATCCGATTCACAAGCATCCACACGATCATTGA
- a CDS encoding ABC transporter substrate-binding protein produces the protein MKTPADRFPDLDAARLTADAYGHHALDEFVAGRLTRRELLRYASVIGLSLVGGGVLNAPRARAQGNAAASNQTIRVAHLTPAGAVDPLTVTDAASLALLNQTGEFLIDDDGEKLVLKPALALSWKPNDKGDVWTFKLRPNVKFHDGQVFGAKDVVATFDRLADPASGSAALSVLKGVLSKGGAKVVDDHTVAFHLDAPNGNFPYYVSSDNYNAVILPANYAGGYEKSFIGTGPFKLEKYQAKVGASFVRNPDYWGEKALPQRVQFSFYADEQAQLLALQGHQADVMGTFTVQGGASILNNPEYKAVGVKSSAHRQIHMRNDSPLFKDKRVRQALALSLDRDVLVRGLFKGRAQLGNDSPFAPVFPSSDAGIPQRKLDVAKAKQLLAQAGVPNGFDVTLTTEKYMEIPDLAVVVQNAAKAIGVRINLKVESQSLYYGAGTPGKSDWLDSPLGITDYGHRGVPNVFLNAPLTSTGTWNAAHFKNPQYDQLVAQFVAAVDLGTQRKISGQIQTLLLDETPVIIPFFYDQLIAMRKGVNGVRFTALAQLYFDRAVLSA, from the coding sequence ATGAAGACTCCCGCGGACCGATTCCCCGACCTCGACGCAGCCCGCCTCACCGCCGACGCGTACGGCCACCACGCCCTCGACGAATTCGTCGCCGGTCGCCTGACGCGCCGCGAACTGCTGCGCTATGCGAGCGTGATCGGTTTGTCGCTGGTGGGCGGTGGCGTGCTGAACGCGCCGCGTGCCCGCGCCCAGGGCAATGCGGCCGCGTCCAATCAGACGATCCGTGTGGCCCACCTGACGCCCGCGGGCGCGGTCGATCCGCTCACCGTCACGGACGCCGCGAGCCTCGCGCTGCTGAACCAGACCGGTGAATTCCTGATCGACGACGACGGCGAAAAACTCGTGCTGAAGCCGGCGCTCGCGTTGTCGTGGAAGCCGAACGACAAGGGCGACGTGTGGACCTTCAAGCTGCGCCCCAACGTCAAATTCCACGACGGCCAGGTGTTTGGCGCCAAAGACGTGGTCGCCACCTTCGACCGCCTCGCCGATCCGGCGAGCGGCTCGGCGGCGCTCTCGGTGCTCAAGGGCGTGCTGTCGAAAGGCGGCGCGAAAGTGGTCGACGACCACACGGTCGCGTTTCATCTGGACGCGCCGAACGGCAACTTTCCGTACTACGTTTCCTCGGACAATTACAACGCCGTGATCCTGCCCGCCAATTACGCGGGCGGTTATGAAAAGAGCTTCATCGGCACGGGTCCGTTCAAGCTCGAAAAGTATCAGGCCAAGGTCGGTGCGTCGTTCGTGCGCAACCCGGATTACTGGGGCGAAAAAGCGTTACCGCAACGCGTACAGTTCTCCTTCTACGCCGACGAACAGGCACAGTTGCTCGCACTGCAAGGCCATCAGGCGGACGTGATGGGCACCTTCACCGTGCAGGGCGGCGCCAGCATTCTGAACAATCCGGAGTACAAGGCCGTCGGCGTGAAGTCGAGCGCGCACCGGCAGATTCACATGCGCAACGACAGTCCGCTGTTCAAGGACAAACGTGTGCGCCAGGCGCTGGCGTTGTCGCTCGATCGCGACGTGCTGGTGCGCGGGCTCTTCAAGGGTCGCGCGCAACTCGGCAACGATAGTCCCTTCGCGCCGGTGTTTCCGTCGTCGGACGCGGGCATTCCGCAACGCAAGCTCGACGTCGCGAAAGCGAAGCAACTGCTCGCGCAGGCCGGCGTGCCGAACGGCTTCGACGTGACGCTGACCACCGAGAAGTACATGGAGATTCCCGATCTCGCGGTCGTCGTGCAGAACGCGGCGAAAGCGATCGGCGTGCGCATCAACCTGAAGGTCGAGAGCCAGTCGCTGTATTACGGCGCCGGCACGCCGGGCAAATCGGACTGGCTCGACTCGCCGCTCGGCATCACCGACTACGGTCATCGCGGCGTGCCGAACGTGTTCCTGAATGCGCCGCTCACCAGCACCGGCACATGGAACGCCGCCCACTTCAAGAACCCGCAATACGATCAACTGGTTGCGCAATTCGTCGCCGCGGTCGATCTCGGCACGCAGAGGAAAATCTCCGGGCAGATCCAGACGCTGTTGCTCGACGAGACGCCCGTCATCATTCCGTTCTTCTACGATCAATTGATCGCGATGCGTAAGGGCGTGAACGGCGTGCGCTTCACCGCGCTCGCGCAACTCTATTTCGACCGCGCGGTGTTGAGCGCGTAA
- a CDS encoding ABC transporter permease, which translates to MSTTVTPPTSPTSPAPPTRSVAGGNAARVVRFLATRVGLSLITLWLLSVIVFAGGQLLPGDIGRAVLGPLADARAVAALNHQLGADRPLLTQYVEWISHFLRGDMGLSYAYREPVGPFIADALAHSAKLGLLAFIVVVPLGIAGGVWSAMHAGRWLDRTISIAGLSATVVPEFVSSIVLILVFGIWLQWLPIEASYPPDASILEQLRHLILPVLPLVLVFFGYIARMARAGTVEALDADYTRTAILKGLPRRVVIWRHVLRNALLPTITVAATQLGYMIGGLVVVETLFHYQGIGSLIYNAAKAKDFPMLEAGVLTIGVVYTVANLVADALHVLLNPRLRVRSAE; encoded by the coding sequence ATGTCGACCACGGTGACCCCGCCCACTTCACCCACGTCGCCTGCCCCGCCCACGCGTTCGGTCGCCGGCGGCAACGCGGCGCGCGTCGTGCGTTTTCTTGCGACGCGCGTGGGCTTGTCGCTGATCACGCTGTGGCTGCTGTCGGTGATCGTGTTCGCGGGCGGCCAGTTGCTGCCCGGCGATATCGGCCGCGCGGTGCTGGGGCCGCTCGCCGATGCGCGCGCGGTCGCCGCGCTCAATCATCAGCTCGGCGCGGATCGACCGCTGCTCACGCAATACGTCGAGTGGATTTCGCATTTCCTGCGCGGCGATATGGGGCTTTCGTACGCGTACCGTGAGCCGGTCGGCCCGTTTATCGCCGACGCGCTCGCGCATTCGGCCAAGCTCGGTCTGCTCGCCTTTATCGTGGTCGTGCCGCTCGGTATCGCGGGCGGCGTGTGGTCGGCCATGCACGCGGGGCGCTGGCTCGATCGCACGATCAGCATTGCCGGTTTGTCGGCGACCGTGGTGCCGGAGTTCGTTTCGTCGATCGTGCTGATTCTGGTGTTCGGCATCTGGCTTCAATGGCTGCCGATCGAAGCATCGTACCCGCCCGACGCGAGCATTCTCGAACAACTGCGCCATCTGATTCTGCCGGTGCTGCCGCTGGTGCTGGTGTTCTTCGGCTACATCGCGCGCATGGCGCGAGCAGGCACCGTCGAGGCGCTCGACGCCGACTACACCCGCACCGCGATTCTCAAGGGCCTGCCGCGCCGTGTCGTGATCTGGCGGCACGTATTGCGCAACGCGCTGCTGCCCACCATCACCGTGGCCGCGACGCAGCTCGGCTACATGATCGGCGGGCTGGTAGTGGTCGAGACACTGTTCCACTACCAAGGCATCGGTTCGCTGATCTACAACGCAGCCAAGGCCAAGGACTTTCCGATGCTCGAAGCGGGCGTGCTGACCATCGGCGTGGTGTACACGGTGGCGAATCTCGTCGCCGATGCGCTGCACGTGTTGCTCAATCCGCGCTTGCGCGTGAGGAGCGCCGAATGA